Proteins found in one Larimichthys crocea isolate SSNF chromosome I, L_crocea_2.0, whole genome shotgun sequence genomic segment:
- the iqsec1b gene encoding IQ motif and SEC7 domain-containing protein 1 isoform X2: MWCLQCASDRTQSLLELESDSCVEGDAPGSELGASVDPSSGYSCVPVTRSGGLGPDHLDSQLYGHIFLPGHQRPRRPKLQHSQSILRKQAEEEAIKRSRSLSESYELSSDLQDKQVEMLERKYGGRFITRHAARTIQTAFRQYQMNKNFERLRSSMSENRMSRRIVLSNMRMQFSFEGPEKVHSSYFEGKQVSLTDDGTKIGALVQSEHGGEMGMQAKTPTTQSDFTDAITELEDAFSRQVKSLAESIDDALNCRSLHGDDNQSEPIRGHQDMDREVSCQVKPSHSASEHCKLDEMTASYSDVTLYIDEEELSPPLPLSQSVDRPSSTESDLRQRSLNSSQDYWSLAHKDEKGDTDTSCRSTPSLECQEQRLRVDHLPLLTIEPPSDSSVELSDRSDRSSLKRQNAYDRSLSNQQSSPKHISHSLPPRGPSREEDSTRHRPRQLEAHLAINGTANRQSKSESDFSDGDNDSINSTSNSNDTINCSSESSSRDSLREQTLSKQTYHKETRNSWDSPAFSNDIIRKRHYRIGLNLFNKKPEKGIQYLIERNFVPDTPVGVAHFLLQRKGLSRQMIGEFLGNRQKQFNRDVLDCVVDEMDFSSMELDEALRKFQAHIRVQGEAQKVERLIEAYSQRYCICNPGVVRQFRNPDTIFILAFAIILLNTDMYSPNVKPERKMKLEDFVKNLRGVDDGEDIPREMLVGIYERIRKRELKTNEDHVSQVQKVEKLIVGKKPIGSLHHGLGCVLSLPHRRLVCYCRLFEVPDPNKPQKLGLHQREIFLFNDLLVVTKIFQKKKNSVTYSFRQSFSLYGMQVLLFENQYYPNGVRLTSAIPGADIKVLINFNAPNPQDRKKFTDDLRESIAEVQEMEKYRIESELEKQKGVVRPSISQGSGLKKETGNGNLNRASLDDSYAIGEGLKRSALSSSLRDLSDAGKRGRRSSAGSLDSNMEGSIISSPHMRRRTPSSRDCPSRHSGQSLPNSSSLLGSLFGTRRVKSPSPTPHPTLISHTPHPANLHHTARVETDTPVPMHHAQFCHMTQNPPPYHHHHHYHPPAHLQHPPHQYHPQPSHGQQPPYPPHAQHGHGSHPAHSSHPAHGTHHHGPPPAPSQATSSTKPKHSGISTVV, encoded by the exons ATGTGGTGTCTCCAGTGTGCCTCTGACAGGACTCAGTCCTTACTGGAGCTGGAGTCAGACAGCTG tgtggaAGGTGATGCCCCAGGCAGTGAGTTGGGCGCCTCTGTGGACCCCAGCAGCGGCTATAGTTGTGTCCCAGTGACCCGCAGCGGCGGGCTCGGCCCGGACCACTTGGACAGCCAGCTCTACGGACACATCTTCCTGCCGGGCCACCAACGGCCCCGCCGACCCAAGCTCCAGCACTCCCAGTCGATCCTCCGAaagcaggcagaggaggaggccatCAAGCGCTCCCGCTCACTGTCAGAGAGCTATGAGCTCTCATCAGATCTACAGGACAAGCAG GTGGAGATGCTAGAGCGGAAATATGGTGGGCGTTTCATAACCCGGCATGCAGCCCGCACCATCCAGACAGCCTTCCGCCAGTACCAGATGAACAAGAACTTTGAGCGTCTTAGAAGTTCTATGTCTGAGAACCGTATGTCCAGACGGATCGTCCTATCAAATATGAGAATGCAGTTTTCCTTCGAAGGACCTGAAAAAGTCCACAGCTCCTACTTCGAGGGAAAGCAGGTCTCGCTAACAGATGACGGGACCAAAATCGGAGCACTGGTGCAGTCAGAGCATGGTGGGGAAATGGGCATGCAGGCCAAAACCCCCACCACACAGAGCGACTTCACAGATGCTATCACAGAACTAGAAGATGCCTTCTCCAGGCAGGTCAAATCTCTAGCCGAGTCCATAGATGATGCTCTAAACTGTCGCAGTCTGCATGGTGACGACAACCAGTCTGAGCCAATAAGAGGCCACCAGGATATGGACAGGGAGGTCAGCTGTCAGGTGAAACCCTCCCACAGTGCTTCAGAACATTGCAAACTGGACGAGATGACAGCATCATACAGCGATGTCACCCTTTACATCGATGAAGAAGAACTGTCACCACCACTGCCCCTGTCTCAGTCTGTAGACCGGCCTTCCAGCACAGAATCGGACTTGCGTCAACGTTCCCTTAACTCTTCCCAGGACTACTGGTCACTGGCTCATAAGGATGAGAAAGGGGACACGGACACGAGCTGCCGCAGTACACCATCTCTGGAGTGCCAAGAGCAGCGCTTGCGTGTAGACCATCTACCCTTACTGACCATTGAGCCCCCGAGTGACAGCTCGGTGGAGCTGAGTGATCGTTCTGATCGCAGCTCTTTGAAGAGACAGAACGCCTATGATCGAAGCCTCAGCAACCAGCAGAGCAGCCCCAAACACATCAGCCACAGCCTGCCACCACGAGGGCCTTCCAGAGAAGAGGACTCTACCCGCCATCGGCCACGACAACTTGAGGCCCACCTGGCTATCAATGGCACAGCAAACCGGCAGAGCAAGTCGGAGTCCGATTTCTCTGACGGTGACAACGACAGCATCAACAGCACATCCAACTCCAATGACACCATCAACTGCAGTTCTGAGTCCTCGTCCAGGGACAGCCTGAGGGAGCAGACACTCAGCAAGCAGACGTACCACAAAGAGACTCGCAACAGCTGGGACTCACCTGCATTCAGCAATGACATCATCCGCAAAAGGCACTACCGCATTGGCCTAAACCTCTTCAACAA GAAACCAGAAAAAGGCATCCAGTATCTGATAGAGCGAAACTTTGTTCCAGACACTCCAGTGGGTGTGGCCCACTTCCTGCTCCAGAGGAAAGGCTTGAGTAGGCAGATGATTGGCGAGTTCCTGGgtaacagacagaaacagttcAACCGAGATGTCCTCGA ctGTGTGGTGGATGAAATGGACTTCTCAAGTATGGAACTGGATGAAGCACTCAGGAAATTCCAGGCACACATAAGAGTGCAGGGAGAAGCTCAGAAGGTTGAGCGGCTGATAGAGGCCTACAG CCAACGCTACTGCATCTGCAACCCTGGTGTGGTGCGACAGTTCAGGAACCCTGACACCATCTTCATCCTGGCTTTTGCCATCATCCTCCTCAACACAGACATGTACAGCCCCAACGTCAAACctgagaggaagatgaagcTGGAAGACTTTGTTAAGAACCTCCGAg GAGTGGATGATGGGGAGGACATCCCTCGAGAGATGCTCGTCGGGATATATGAGCGGATTCGTAAGAGAGAGCTCAAGACTAATGAAGACCACGTGTCCCAGGTTCAGAAAGTGGAAAAACTCATTGTTGGAAAAAAGCCG ATTGGCTCGTTACACCATGGTCTGGGCTGT GTACTATCCCTACCCCACAGAAGACTGGTCTGTTACTGCAGACTTTTTGAAGTACCCGACCCCAACAAACCACAAAAGTTGGGCCTGCACCAAAGGGAGATCTTCCTCTTCAATGACCTGCTCGTG GTTACTAAAATTttccaaaagaagaagaactctGTGACGTACAGCTTTCGGCAGTCCTTCTCGCTTTATGGCATGCAAGTGCTGCTCTTTGAGAATCAGT ATTATCCCAATGGAGTCCGTCTGACCTCGGCCATTCCTGGAGCTGACATCAAAGTTCTCATCAACTTCAATGCACCCAACCCTCAGGACCGCAAAAAGTTTACTGACGATTTACGAGAATCTATTGCTGAAGTCCAAGAGATGGAGAAGTACCGGATAGAAT CTGAGCTAGAAAAACAGAAGGGGGTGGTGAGGCCCAGCATATCCCAGGGTTCAGGTTTAAAGAAGGAAACAGGCAACGGCAACCTGAACCGAGCAAGCCTCGACGACAGCTACGCCATTGGCGAAGGTTTGAAGAGGAGCGCTCTCAGCAGCTCCCTACGTGACCTTTCAGATGCAG GCAAGCGTGGGAGACGCAGCAGTGCAGGATCACTAGACAGCAATATGGAA GGGTCCATCATTAGCAGTCCTCACATGCGGCGGAGAACCCCCTCCAGCCGGGACTGCCCATCCCGCCACAGTGGCCAGTCCCTGCCCAACTCCTCTTCACTGCTTGGATCTTTGTTTGGCACCAGACGGGTGAAGTCCCCCAGCCCCACCCCGCATCCAACCCTCATCTCCCACACCCCTCACCCCGCCAACCTGCACCACACTGCCCGggtggagacagacacaccGGTCCCCATGCATCACGCCCAGTTCTGCCACATGACCCAGAACCCCCCGCCttaccaccatcaccaccactaTCACCCGCCGGCCCATTTGCAGCACCCTCCACACCAGTACCACCCGCAGCCCTCTCATGGCCAGCAGCCTCCCTACCCACCTCATGCACAGCACGGCCACGGAAGCCACCCAGCACACTCCTCCCACCCAGCTCACGGCACCCACCACCATGGCCCACCGCCAGCACCCTCCCAGGCAACCAGCAGCACCAAGCCCAAGCACAGTGGAATCAGTACAGTGGTCTGA
- the iqsec1b gene encoding IQ motif and SEC7 domain-containing protein 1 isoform X3 encodes MSHRRHHHFVEGDAPGSELGASVDPSSGYSCVPVTRSGGLGPDHLDSQLYGHIFLPGHQRPRRPKLQHSQSILRKQAEEEAIKRSRSLSESYELSSDLQDKQVEMLERKYGGRFITRHAARTIQTAFRQYQMNKNFERLRSSMSENRMSRRIVLSNMRMQFSFEGPEKVHSSYFEGKQVSLTDDGTKIGALVQSEHGGEMGMQAKTPTTQSDFTDAITELEDAFSRQVKSLAESIDDALNCRSLHGDDNQSEPIRGHQDMDREVSCQVKPSHSASEHCKLDEMTASYSDVTLYIDEEELSPPLPLSQSVDRPSSTESDLRQRSLNSSQDYWSLAHKDEKGDTDTSCRSTPSLECQEQRLRVDHLPLLTIEPPSDSSVELSDRSDRSSLKRQNAYDRSLSNQQSSPKHISHSLPPRGPSREEDSTRHRPRQLEAHLAINGTANRQSKSESDFSDGDNDSINSTSNSNDTINCSSESSSRDSLREQTLSKQTYHKETRNSWDSPAFSNDIIRKRHYRIGLNLFNKKPEKGIQYLIERNFVPDTPVGVAHFLLQRKGLSRQMIGEFLGNRQKQFNRDVLDCVVDEMDFSSMELDEALRKFQAHIRVQGEAQKVERLIEAYSQRYCICNPGVVRQFRNPDTIFILAFAIILLNTDMYSPNVKPERKMKLEDFVKNLRGVDDGEDIPREMLVGIYERIRKRELKTNEDHVSQVQKVEKLIVGKKPIGSLHHGLGCVLSLPHRRLVCYCRLFEVPDPNKPQKLGLHQREIFLFNDLLVVTKIFQKKKNSVTYSFRQSFSLYGMQVLLFENQYYPNGVRLTSAIPGADIKVLINFNAPNPQDRKKFTDDLRESIAEVQEMEKYRIESELEKQKGVVRPSISQGSGLKKETGNGNLNRASLDDSYAIGEGLKRSALSSSLRDLSDAGKRGRRSSAGSLDSNMEGSIISSPHMRRRTPSSRDCPSRHSGQSLPNSSSLLGSLFGTRRVKSPSPTPHPTLISHTPHPANLHHTARVETDTPVPMHHAQFCHMTQNPPPYHHHHHYHPPAHLQHPPHQYHPQPSHGQQPPYPPHAQHGHGSHPAHSSHPAHGTHHHGPPPAPSQATSSTKPKHSGISTVV; translated from the exons tgtggaAGGTGATGCCCCAGGCAGTGAGTTGGGCGCCTCTGTGGACCCCAGCAGCGGCTATAGTTGTGTCCCAGTGACCCGCAGCGGCGGGCTCGGCCCGGACCACTTGGACAGCCAGCTCTACGGACACATCTTCCTGCCGGGCCACCAACGGCCCCGCCGACCCAAGCTCCAGCACTCCCAGTCGATCCTCCGAaagcaggcagaggaggaggccatCAAGCGCTCCCGCTCACTGTCAGAGAGCTATGAGCTCTCATCAGATCTACAGGACAAGCAG GTGGAGATGCTAGAGCGGAAATATGGTGGGCGTTTCATAACCCGGCATGCAGCCCGCACCATCCAGACAGCCTTCCGCCAGTACCAGATGAACAAGAACTTTGAGCGTCTTAGAAGTTCTATGTCTGAGAACCGTATGTCCAGACGGATCGTCCTATCAAATATGAGAATGCAGTTTTCCTTCGAAGGACCTGAAAAAGTCCACAGCTCCTACTTCGAGGGAAAGCAGGTCTCGCTAACAGATGACGGGACCAAAATCGGAGCACTGGTGCAGTCAGAGCATGGTGGGGAAATGGGCATGCAGGCCAAAACCCCCACCACACAGAGCGACTTCACAGATGCTATCACAGAACTAGAAGATGCCTTCTCCAGGCAGGTCAAATCTCTAGCCGAGTCCATAGATGATGCTCTAAACTGTCGCAGTCTGCATGGTGACGACAACCAGTCTGAGCCAATAAGAGGCCACCAGGATATGGACAGGGAGGTCAGCTGTCAGGTGAAACCCTCCCACAGTGCTTCAGAACATTGCAAACTGGACGAGATGACAGCATCATACAGCGATGTCACCCTTTACATCGATGAAGAAGAACTGTCACCACCACTGCCCCTGTCTCAGTCTGTAGACCGGCCTTCCAGCACAGAATCGGACTTGCGTCAACGTTCCCTTAACTCTTCCCAGGACTACTGGTCACTGGCTCATAAGGATGAGAAAGGGGACACGGACACGAGCTGCCGCAGTACACCATCTCTGGAGTGCCAAGAGCAGCGCTTGCGTGTAGACCATCTACCCTTACTGACCATTGAGCCCCCGAGTGACAGCTCGGTGGAGCTGAGTGATCGTTCTGATCGCAGCTCTTTGAAGAGACAGAACGCCTATGATCGAAGCCTCAGCAACCAGCAGAGCAGCCCCAAACACATCAGCCACAGCCTGCCACCACGAGGGCCTTCCAGAGAAGAGGACTCTACCCGCCATCGGCCACGACAACTTGAGGCCCACCTGGCTATCAATGGCACAGCAAACCGGCAGAGCAAGTCGGAGTCCGATTTCTCTGACGGTGACAACGACAGCATCAACAGCACATCCAACTCCAATGACACCATCAACTGCAGTTCTGAGTCCTCGTCCAGGGACAGCCTGAGGGAGCAGACACTCAGCAAGCAGACGTACCACAAAGAGACTCGCAACAGCTGGGACTCACCTGCATTCAGCAATGACATCATCCGCAAAAGGCACTACCGCATTGGCCTAAACCTCTTCAACAA GAAACCAGAAAAAGGCATCCAGTATCTGATAGAGCGAAACTTTGTTCCAGACACTCCAGTGGGTGTGGCCCACTTCCTGCTCCAGAGGAAAGGCTTGAGTAGGCAGATGATTGGCGAGTTCCTGGgtaacagacagaaacagttcAACCGAGATGTCCTCGA ctGTGTGGTGGATGAAATGGACTTCTCAAGTATGGAACTGGATGAAGCACTCAGGAAATTCCAGGCACACATAAGAGTGCAGGGAGAAGCTCAGAAGGTTGAGCGGCTGATAGAGGCCTACAG CCAACGCTACTGCATCTGCAACCCTGGTGTGGTGCGACAGTTCAGGAACCCTGACACCATCTTCATCCTGGCTTTTGCCATCATCCTCCTCAACACAGACATGTACAGCCCCAACGTCAAACctgagaggaagatgaagcTGGAAGACTTTGTTAAGAACCTCCGAg GAGTGGATGATGGGGAGGACATCCCTCGAGAGATGCTCGTCGGGATATATGAGCGGATTCGTAAGAGAGAGCTCAAGACTAATGAAGACCACGTGTCCCAGGTTCAGAAAGTGGAAAAACTCATTGTTGGAAAAAAGCCG ATTGGCTCGTTACACCATGGTCTGGGCTGT GTACTATCCCTACCCCACAGAAGACTGGTCTGTTACTGCAGACTTTTTGAAGTACCCGACCCCAACAAACCACAAAAGTTGGGCCTGCACCAAAGGGAGATCTTCCTCTTCAATGACCTGCTCGTG GTTACTAAAATTttccaaaagaagaagaactctGTGACGTACAGCTTTCGGCAGTCCTTCTCGCTTTATGGCATGCAAGTGCTGCTCTTTGAGAATCAGT ATTATCCCAATGGAGTCCGTCTGACCTCGGCCATTCCTGGAGCTGACATCAAAGTTCTCATCAACTTCAATGCACCCAACCCTCAGGACCGCAAAAAGTTTACTGACGATTTACGAGAATCTATTGCTGAAGTCCAAGAGATGGAGAAGTACCGGATAGAAT CTGAGCTAGAAAAACAGAAGGGGGTGGTGAGGCCCAGCATATCCCAGGGTTCAGGTTTAAAGAAGGAAACAGGCAACGGCAACCTGAACCGAGCAAGCCTCGACGACAGCTACGCCATTGGCGAAGGTTTGAAGAGGAGCGCTCTCAGCAGCTCCCTACGTGACCTTTCAGATGCAG GCAAGCGTGGGAGACGCAGCAGTGCAGGATCACTAGACAGCAATATGGAA GGGTCCATCATTAGCAGTCCTCACATGCGGCGGAGAACCCCCTCCAGCCGGGACTGCCCATCCCGCCACAGTGGCCAGTCCCTGCCCAACTCCTCTTCACTGCTTGGATCTTTGTTTGGCACCAGACGGGTGAAGTCCCCCAGCCCCACCCCGCATCCAACCCTCATCTCCCACACCCCTCACCCCGCCAACCTGCACCACACTGCCCGggtggagacagacacaccGGTCCCCATGCATCACGCCCAGTTCTGCCACATGACCCAGAACCCCCCGCCttaccaccatcaccaccactaTCACCCGCCGGCCCATTTGCAGCACCCTCCACACCAGTACCACCCGCAGCCCTCTCATGGCCAGCAGCCTCCCTACCCACCTCATGCACAGCACGGCCACGGAAGCCACCCAGCACACTCCTCCCACCCAGCTCACGGCACCCACCACCATGGCCCACCGCCAGCACCCTCCCAGGCAACCAGCAGCACCAAGCCCAAGCACAGTGGAATCAGTACAGTGGTCTGA
- the iqsec1b gene encoding IQ motif and SEC7 domain-containing protein 1 isoform X1, whose protein sequence is MCKDGPSLSSCQCQPCPGLLTVSLCRVEGDAPGSELGASVDPSSGYSCVPVTRSGGLGPDHLDSQLYGHIFLPGHQRPRRPKLQHSQSILRKQAEEEAIKRSRSLSESYELSSDLQDKQVEMLERKYGGRFITRHAARTIQTAFRQYQMNKNFERLRSSMSENRMSRRIVLSNMRMQFSFEGPEKVHSSYFEGKQVSLTDDGTKIGALVQSEHGGEMGMQAKTPTTQSDFTDAITELEDAFSRQVKSLAESIDDALNCRSLHGDDNQSEPIRGHQDMDREVSCQVKPSHSASEHCKLDEMTASYSDVTLYIDEEELSPPLPLSQSVDRPSSTESDLRQRSLNSSQDYWSLAHKDEKGDTDTSCRSTPSLECQEQRLRVDHLPLLTIEPPSDSSVELSDRSDRSSLKRQNAYDRSLSNQQSSPKHISHSLPPRGPSREEDSTRHRPRQLEAHLAINGTANRQSKSESDFSDGDNDSINSTSNSNDTINCSSESSSRDSLREQTLSKQTYHKETRNSWDSPAFSNDIIRKRHYRIGLNLFNKKPEKGIQYLIERNFVPDTPVGVAHFLLQRKGLSRQMIGEFLGNRQKQFNRDVLDCVVDEMDFSSMELDEALRKFQAHIRVQGEAQKVERLIEAYSQRYCICNPGVVRQFRNPDTIFILAFAIILLNTDMYSPNVKPERKMKLEDFVKNLRGVDDGEDIPREMLVGIYERIRKRELKTNEDHVSQVQKVEKLIVGKKPIGSLHHGLGCVLSLPHRRLVCYCRLFEVPDPNKPQKLGLHQREIFLFNDLLVVTKIFQKKKNSVTYSFRQSFSLYGMQVLLFENQYYPNGVRLTSAIPGADIKVLINFNAPNPQDRKKFTDDLRESIAEVQEMEKYRIESELEKQKGVVRPSISQGSGLKKETGNGNLNRASLDDSYAIGEGLKRSALSSSLRDLSDAGKRGRRSSAGSLDSNMEGSIISSPHMRRRTPSSRDCPSRHSGQSLPNSSSLLGSLFGTRRVKSPSPTPHPTLISHTPHPANLHHTARVETDTPVPMHHAQFCHMTQNPPPYHHHHHYHPPAHLQHPPHQYHPQPSHGQQPPYPPHAQHGHGSHPAHSSHPAHGTHHHGPPPAPSQATSSTKPKHSGISTVV, encoded by the exons tgtggaAGGTGATGCCCCAGGCAGTGAGTTGGGCGCCTCTGTGGACCCCAGCAGCGGCTATAGTTGTGTCCCAGTGACCCGCAGCGGCGGGCTCGGCCCGGACCACTTGGACAGCCAGCTCTACGGACACATCTTCCTGCCGGGCCACCAACGGCCCCGCCGACCCAAGCTCCAGCACTCCCAGTCGATCCTCCGAaagcaggcagaggaggaggccatCAAGCGCTCCCGCTCACTGTCAGAGAGCTATGAGCTCTCATCAGATCTACAGGACAAGCAG GTGGAGATGCTAGAGCGGAAATATGGTGGGCGTTTCATAACCCGGCATGCAGCCCGCACCATCCAGACAGCCTTCCGCCAGTACCAGATGAACAAGAACTTTGAGCGTCTTAGAAGTTCTATGTCTGAGAACCGTATGTCCAGACGGATCGTCCTATCAAATATGAGAATGCAGTTTTCCTTCGAAGGACCTGAAAAAGTCCACAGCTCCTACTTCGAGGGAAAGCAGGTCTCGCTAACAGATGACGGGACCAAAATCGGAGCACTGGTGCAGTCAGAGCATGGTGGGGAAATGGGCATGCAGGCCAAAACCCCCACCACACAGAGCGACTTCACAGATGCTATCACAGAACTAGAAGATGCCTTCTCCAGGCAGGTCAAATCTCTAGCCGAGTCCATAGATGATGCTCTAAACTGTCGCAGTCTGCATGGTGACGACAACCAGTCTGAGCCAATAAGAGGCCACCAGGATATGGACAGGGAGGTCAGCTGTCAGGTGAAACCCTCCCACAGTGCTTCAGAACATTGCAAACTGGACGAGATGACAGCATCATACAGCGATGTCACCCTTTACATCGATGAAGAAGAACTGTCACCACCACTGCCCCTGTCTCAGTCTGTAGACCGGCCTTCCAGCACAGAATCGGACTTGCGTCAACGTTCCCTTAACTCTTCCCAGGACTACTGGTCACTGGCTCATAAGGATGAGAAAGGGGACACGGACACGAGCTGCCGCAGTACACCATCTCTGGAGTGCCAAGAGCAGCGCTTGCGTGTAGACCATCTACCCTTACTGACCATTGAGCCCCCGAGTGACAGCTCGGTGGAGCTGAGTGATCGTTCTGATCGCAGCTCTTTGAAGAGACAGAACGCCTATGATCGAAGCCTCAGCAACCAGCAGAGCAGCCCCAAACACATCAGCCACAGCCTGCCACCACGAGGGCCTTCCAGAGAAGAGGACTCTACCCGCCATCGGCCACGACAACTTGAGGCCCACCTGGCTATCAATGGCACAGCAAACCGGCAGAGCAAGTCGGAGTCCGATTTCTCTGACGGTGACAACGACAGCATCAACAGCACATCCAACTCCAATGACACCATCAACTGCAGTTCTGAGTCCTCGTCCAGGGACAGCCTGAGGGAGCAGACACTCAGCAAGCAGACGTACCACAAAGAGACTCGCAACAGCTGGGACTCACCTGCATTCAGCAATGACATCATCCGCAAAAGGCACTACCGCATTGGCCTAAACCTCTTCAACAA GAAACCAGAAAAAGGCATCCAGTATCTGATAGAGCGAAACTTTGTTCCAGACACTCCAGTGGGTGTGGCCCACTTCCTGCTCCAGAGGAAAGGCTTGAGTAGGCAGATGATTGGCGAGTTCCTGGgtaacagacagaaacagttcAACCGAGATGTCCTCGA ctGTGTGGTGGATGAAATGGACTTCTCAAGTATGGAACTGGATGAAGCACTCAGGAAATTCCAGGCACACATAAGAGTGCAGGGAGAAGCTCAGAAGGTTGAGCGGCTGATAGAGGCCTACAG CCAACGCTACTGCATCTGCAACCCTGGTGTGGTGCGACAGTTCAGGAACCCTGACACCATCTTCATCCTGGCTTTTGCCATCATCCTCCTCAACACAGACATGTACAGCCCCAACGTCAAACctgagaggaagatgaagcTGGAAGACTTTGTTAAGAACCTCCGAg GAGTGGATGATGGGGAGGACATCCCTCGAGAGATGCTCGTCGGGATATATGAGCGGATTCGTAAGAGAGAGCTCAAGACTAATGAAGACCACGTGTCCCAGGTTCAGAAAGTGGAAAAACTCATTGTTGGAAAAAAGCCG ATTGGCTCGTTACACCATGGTCTGGGCTGT GTACTATCCCTACCCCACAGAAGACTGGTCTGTTACTGCAGACTTTTTGAAGTACCCGACCCCAACAAACCACAAAAGTTGGGCCTGCACCAAAGGGAGATCTTCCTCTTCAATGACCTGCTCGTG GTTACTAAAATTttccaaaagaagaagaactctGTGACGTACAGCTTTCGGCAGTCCTTCTCGCTTTATGGCATGCAAGTGCTGCTCTTTGAGAATCAGT ATTATCCCAATGGAGTCCGTCTGACCTCGGCCATTCCTGGAGCTGACATCAAAGTTCTCATCAACTTCAATGCACCCAACCCTCAGGACCGCAAAAAGTTTACTGACGATTTACGAGAATCTATTGCTGAAGTCCAAGAGATGGAGAAGTACCGGATAGAAT CTGAGCTAGAAAAACAGAAGGGGGTGGTGAGGCCCAGCATATCCCAGGGTTCAGGTTTAAAGAAGGAAACAGGCAACGGCAACCTGAACCGAGCAAGCCTCGACGACAGCTACGCCATTGGCGAAGGTTTGAAGAGGAGCGCTCTCAGCAGCTCCCTACGTGACCTTTCAGATGCAG GCAAGCGTGGGAGACGCAGCAGTGCAGGATCACTAGACAGCAATATGGAA GGGTCCATCATTAGCAGTCCTCACATGCGGCGGAGAACCCCCTCCAGCCGGGACTGCCCATCCCGCCACAGTGGCCAGTCCCTGCCCAACTCCTCTTCACTGCTTGGATCTTTGTTTGGCACCAGACGGGTGAAGTCCCCCAGCCCCACCCCGCATCCAACCCTCATCTCCCACACCCCTCACCCCGCCAACCTGCACCACACTGCCCGggtggagacagacacaccGGTCCCCATGCATCACGCCCAGTTCTGCCACATGACCCAGAACCCCCCGCCttaccaccatcaccaccactaTCACCCGCCGGCCCATTTGCAGCACCCTCCACACCAGTACCACCCGCAGCCCTCTCATGGCCAGCAGCCTCCCTACCCACCTCATGCACAGCACGGCCACGGAAGCCACCCAGCACACTCCTCCCACCCAGCTCACGGCACCCACCACCATGGCCCACCGCCAGCACCCTCCCAGGCAACCAGCAGCACCAAGCCCAAGCACAGTGGAATCAGTACAGTGGTCTGA